Proteins encoded within one genomic window of Aedes albopictus strain Foshan unplaced genomic scaffold, AalbF5 HiC_scaffold_765, whole genome shotgun sequence:
- the LOC109407185 gene encoding histone H2A, with translation MSGRGKGGKVKGKAKSRSNRAGLQFPVGRIHRLLRKGNYAERVGAGAPVYLAAVMEYLAAEVLELAGNAARDNKKTRIIPRHLQLAIRNDEELNKLLSGVTIAQGGVLPNIQAVLLPKKTEKKA, from the coding sequence ATGTCTGGCCGCGGCAAAGGAGGCAAAGTTAAGGGAAAGGCAAAGTCCCGTTCCAACCGTGCTGGATTGCAGTTCCCGGTCGGTCGTATCCACCGTCTGCTGAGGAAGGGCAACTATGCCGAGCGTGTCGGTGCCGGTGCCCCCGTCTACTTGGCTGCCGTGATGGAGTATCTGGCTGCTGAAGTCCTCGAGTTGGCAGGAAACGCTGCTCGTGACAACAAGAAAACCAGAATCATCCCCCGTCATCTGCAGTTGGCCATCCGCAACGACGAAGAATTGAACAAACTGCTGTCTGGCGTCACCATTGCCCAGGGTGGTGTCCTGCCAAACATCCAGGCTGTTCTGCTGCCCAAGAAGACCGAAAAGAAGGCCTAA